The following coding sequences are from one Triticum aestivum cultivar Chinese Spring chromosome 5A, IWGSC CS RefSeq v2.1, whole genome shotgun sequence window:
- the LOC123106334 gene encoding EPIDERMAL PATTERNING FACTOR-like protein 1: protein MGRRRHVVVVLLLLLLLQLVPRILASTAATHGNAEAAITKEEGGSVGAMMQQTLGSRPPSCEGQCQWACGGRRCEAVQVPVAPRDLGQQLKNRKKEKRASPAAGRGGGALLPSSYDEHSNYKPLGWRCKCLHS from the exons ATGgggcgccgccgccatgtcgtcgtcgtcctcctcctcctgctcctcttgCAGCTGGTTCCCCGGAtcctcgcctccaccgccgccacccacgGCAATGCAGAGGCCGCCATTACCAAG GAGGAAGGGGGCAGCGTGGGGGCCATGATGCAGCAGACGCTGGGTTCCCGGCCGCCGAGCTGCGAGGGGCAGTGCCAGTGGGCGTGCGGCGGCCGCCGGTGCGAGGCCGTGCAGGTGCCCGTCGCTCCGCGCGACCTGGGGCAGCAGCTGAAGAATAGGAAGAAGGAGAAGCGGGCATCGCCGGCGGCAGGGCGAGGAGGGGGCGCGCTGCTGCCGTCCTCGTACGACGAGCACTCCAACTACAAGCCGCTCGGCTGGAGATGCAAGTGCCTCCACTCCTAG